One stretch of Chryseobacterium sp. LJ668 DNA includes these proteins:
- a CDS encoding murein L,D-transpeptidase catalytic domain family protein, whose amino-acid sequence MKGFYSLLGIVYLISTSFYLSPKKADNNRNFKSTNKIETIVETKSVKNTSGVSSSEELYNSILFENDHKIQFDVFAKALLGFENLKKAGKIDQNAHLLTICDFSMSSNTKRLWVIDTDEKKVLFNSLVAHGKNTGEEFATNFSNTESSLQSSMGFYITESTYNGDNGYSLKLLGMDKGFNDAAYKRAVVMHGADYVSEEFAAMHKRIGRSWGCPAIPRSLAEPIINTIKGKNCLFIYYPDENYLSSSEWLKA is encoded by the coding sequence ATGAAAGGATTTTATAGCTTATTAGGCATTGTGTACTTGATTTCAACTTCATTTTATCTGTCTCCAAAAAAAGCAGATAATAACAGAAATTTTAAGAGCACAAACAAAATAGAAACTATAGTTGAAACAAAATCTGTAAAAAATACAAGCGGCGTGAGTTCTTCCGAAGAACTATATAACTCAATACTATTTGAGAACGATCACAAAATTCAATTTGACGTATTTGCAAAAGCACTATTAGGATTCGAAAATCTTAAAAAAGCAGGAAAAATTGATCAAAATGCTCATTTACTTACCATCTGTGACTTTTCGATGTCTTCAAATACCAAAAGACTTTGGGTCATTGATACTGATGAAAAGAAAGTGCTTTTTAATTCTCTTGTAGCTCATGGGAAGAACACTGGTGAGGAGTTCGCTACCAATTTTTCCAATACCGAAAGCTCACTTCAAAGCAGTATGGGATTTTATATTACCGAATCTACGTATAATGGTGATAATGGGTATTCTCTAAAACTTTTAGGAATGGACAAAGGATTTAATGACGCAGCATATAAAAGAGCAGTCGTAATGCATGGTGCAGATTATGTAAGTGAAGAATTTGCAGCGATGCACAAAAGAATCGGAAGAAGCTGGGGTTGCCCTGCAATTCCGCGAAGTTTGGCAGAGCCTATCATCAATACAATAAAAGGAAAAAATTGTCTTTTTATTTATTATCCTGATGAAAATTACCTTTCCTCCTCAGAGTGGTTGAAAGCATAA
- the fabF gene encoding beta-ketoacyl-ACP synthase II, with protein MKRVVITGMGAVTPLGNNVEDFWQNSINGKSGADLIKHFDTQKFKVHFACEVKNFDPKVHLTHNEIKRSDLFTQYAMYSSAEAIQDSGLDFEKMDPFDTGVIWGTGQGGMWTFEHEVMEFSKGDGTPRFNPFFVPKFIANMASGMISMKFGLQGINYTTVSACATGNTAIMDAFNYIRLGKAKVIISGGSEAAITPASVGGFSIMKAMSTRNDDFAAASRPYDTDRDGFVMGEGAGSLVLEEYEHAKARGAKIYAELVGAAMTADAYHMTAPHPEGAGAIKAMQLALEEAEINAEEIHYINPHATSTPLGDLIELNAITKVFKGNTNLDISATKSMTGHLLGAAGAAEAILSIKAIQTGIIPPTINMHSIDERIPRDINIVFNEAKEKEVNYALSNAFGFGGHNATLIFKKFK; from the coding sequence ATGAAAAGAGTTGTCATTACAGGAATGGGTGCAGTAACACCTTTGGGAAACAATGTCGAAGATTTTTGGCAAAACAGCATCAATGGAAAAAGCGGAGCAGATTTAATAAAACATTTCGATACCCAAAAATTTAAAGTTCATTTTGCCTGTGAAGTGAAAAATTTTGACCCAAAAGTTCATCTTACTCACAACGAGATTAAAAGAAGTGACCTTTTTACCCAATATGCAATGTATTCTTCTGCTGAAGCCATTCAGGATTCGGGATTGGATTTTGAAAAGATGGATCCGTTTGACACAGGTGTTATCTGGGGAACCGGACAGGGAGGAATGTGGACTTTTGAGCATGAAGTAATGGAATTTTCAAAAGGTGACGGAACACCTCGCTTTAACCCGTTTTTCGTTCCGAAATTTATCGCCAACATGGCATCCGGAATGATCTCAATGAAATTTGGACTACAGGGAATTAATTATACAACGGTTTCTGCATGTGCCACCGGAAATACCGCAATCATGGATGCTTTTAATTATATTCGTCTTGGAAAAGCGAAAGTTATCATCAGCGGAGGTTCTGAAGCAGCAATTACACCCGCTTCAGTTGGCGGATTTTCTATCATGAAAGCCATGTCGACCAGAAATGATGATTTTGCTGCAGCAAGCCGACCATATGATACAGACAGAGACGGTTTTGTAATGGGAGAAGGTGCCGGATCTTTGGTTCTTGAAGAATATGAACATGCAAAAGCACGTGGCGCGAAAATCTATGCGGAATTGGTAGGAGCAGCAATGACTGCCGATGCTTATCACATGACCGCACCGCATCCGGAAGGTGCCGGAGCGATAAAAGCAATGCAACTTGCTCTGGAAGAGGCAGAAATCAATGCTGAAGAGATTCACTACATCAACCCGCACGCAACCTCTACTCCGCTTGGGGATTTGATTGAACTGAATGCAATCACAAAAGTTTTCAAAGGCAATACCAATTTAGATATCAGTGCTACCAAATCAATGACCGGCCATTTATTAGGTGCAGCTGGAGCGGCGGAAGCAATACTTTCTATAAAAGCGATCCAGACCGGAATTATTCCTCCGACTATTAATATGCATTCTATTGATGAAAGAATTCCGAGGGATATCAATATTGTATTTAACGAGGCGAAAGAAAAAGAGGTTAACTATGCCTTAAGCAACGCCTTTGGTTTCGGCGGACATAATGCTACTTTGATTTTTAAGAAGTTTAAATAA
- the msrB gene encoding peptide-methionine (R)-S-oxide reductase MsrB: MKFLIPILLLIFLQMCSQTQKPVKSTPMENIEAKNNPYYSRTDRTKLNVSNEEWKKILSPDLYAIAREAATERPFTGKYNEFDELGEYYCAVCGNHLFRSDSKFSSTCGWPSFFEADKEGTAYNRDSSHGMERIEVVCKRCDSHLGHVFNDGPAPTGTRYCMNSVSLEFVPDSKK, translated from the coding sequence ATGAAATTTTTGATTCCCATATTATTACTAATCTTTCTGCAGATGTGTTCGCAGACTCAAAAACCTGTTAAATCAACTCCTATGGAAAATATTGAAGCAAAAAACAATCCATATTATTCAAGAACAGACCGTACAAAGCTGAATGTATCGAACGAAGAATGGAAGAAAATTCTTTCACCTGATTTGTATGCCATTGCGAGAGAAGCAGCGACAGAAAGACCTTTTACAGGAAAATATAATGAATTTGACGAATTAGGAGAATATTACTGCGCGGTTTGTGGCAATCACTTATTCCGTTCAGATTCTAAATTTTCATCAACTTGCGGATGGCCAAGTTTCTTTGAAGCTGACAAAGAAGGTACGGCTTATAACAGAGATTCTTCTCACGGGATGGAAAGAATAGAAGTGGTTTGCAAACGCTGCGATTCGCATCTCGGTCATGTTTTCAATGACGGTCCTGCACCTACAGGAACTCGTTATTGCATGAATTCTGTTAGTTTAGAATTTGTTCCGGATTCGAAGAAATAA